A genome region from Salvia splendens isolate huo1 chromosome 19, SspV2, whole genome shotgun sequence includes the following:
- the LOC121779425 gene encoding uncharacterized protein LOC121779425 isoform X2: protein MARIVRVPPSVNLMVEDILFLLRIQQIIILYLYLKRTRRFTRRVRNHQVRYSLIERIPPQVRHMNRLTAVSDVDCFSNLRMDRNAFGRLCILLRDRGGLRNGRFVLLEEQVAIFLGILAHHKKNRPSGFEFRRSGETISHYVHLVLKAVLKLHTILLPRPDPVTNNCVDPRWQHFKGCIGALDGTYINVLVRTLDKPRYRTRKGQIATNTLAACDRNMKFLYFLPGWEGSAGDSRVLRDAVTREGGLRVNKGTYYLCDNGYANSEGFLTPYKNVRYHLKEWGVGTQRPQNARELFNLRHTRARNIIERAFAVLKMRWGILRSATFYPIKIQIRLIMACFLLHNFVRGEMHNDPIEQHVDGDTQPLVDEEIHGDLEFVDQVEPTSEWNQMRDDLANSMWSNRANVDGN, encoded by the exons ATGGCCCGTATTGTTCGTGTACCCCCTTCCGTTAACCTGATGGTGGAAGATATACTTTTTTTGTTGCGTATTCAACAAATCATCATTCTGTACTTATACTTGAAAAGAACAAGGCGTTTTACACGTCGTGTAAGAAATCACCAAGTTAGGTATTCACTAATTGAGCGAATCCCTCCACAAGTGAGGCATATGAACAGGCTCACTGCAGTTAGTGATGTCGACTGTTTTTCGAACCTCCGTATGGATAGGAATGCATTTGGACGATTGTGTATTCTTTTAAGAGACCGTGGTGGACTACGgaatggtcgatttgtgttacTAGAGGAGCAAGTAGCAATTTTCCTAGGCATTTTAGCCCATCATAAGAAAAATAGACCTTCTGGATTTGAATTTCGTCGTTCGGGTGAAACCATTTCTCACTATGTGCATCTTGTACTTAAAGCGGTACTCAAGTTGCATACAATTTTATTGCCTCGGCCTGATCCGGTGACAAACAATTGTGTTGATCCACGATGGCAACACTTCAAG GGTTGTATTGGCGCTTTGGACGGCACTTACATAAATGTGCTCGTAAGGACCTTAGACAAGCCACGATATCGCACGCGAAAGGGCCAAATCGCGACCAATACTCTTGCTGCGTGTGACCGCAATATGAAGTTCTTATACTTTTTACCCGGGTGGGAGGGATCGGCGGGTGACTCTCGAGTGCTTAGGGATGCTGTCACTAGAGAAGGTGGATTGAGAGTAAACAAAG GAACTTATTATCTATGTGATAATGGATACGCAAACAGTGAAGGATTCCTTACTCCGTATAAAAACGTGCGCTATCATTTGAAGGAATGGGGAGTCGGGACCCAGCGTCCGCAAAATGCACGAGAATTGTTTAATCTAAGGCATACTAGAGCTCGTAACATAATTGAGAGGGCCTTTGCAGTGCTAAAGATGAGATGGGGTATCTTACGGAGTGCTACTTTCTATCCGATTAAGATCCAGATCCGGTTAATCATGGCATGCTTCCTGCTACACAATTTCGTACGGGGTGAGATGCACAATGATCCAATTGAGCAACACGTTGACGGAGATACACAACCTCTGGTCGATGAGGAGATTCATGGTGACCTAGAATTCGTAGATCAAGTAGAGCCAACTTCAGAATGGAACCAAATGCGGGATGACTTGGCTAACTCCATGTGGAGTAAT CGAGCCAATGTCGACGGTAACTGA
- the LOC121779425 gene encoding uncharacterized protein LOC121779425 isoform X1, whose protein sequence is MARIVRVPPSVNLMVEDILFLLRIQQIIILYLYLKRTRRFTRRVRNHQVRYSLIERIPPQVRHMNRLTAVSDVDCFSNLRMDRNAFGRLCILLRDRGGLRNGRFVLLEEQVAIFLGILAHHKKNRPSGFEFRRSGETISHYVHLVLKAVLKLHTILLPRPDPVTNNCVDPRWQHFKGCIGALDGTYINVLVRTLDKPRYRTRKGQIATNTLAACDRNMKFLYFLPGWEGSAGDSRVLRDAVTREGGLRVNKGTYYLCDNGYANSEGFLTPYKNVRYHLKEWGVGTQRPQNARELFNLRHTRARNIIERAFAVLKMRWGILRSATFYPIKIQIRLIMACFLLHNFVRGEMHNDPIEQHVDGDTQPLVDEEIHGDLEFVDQVEPTSEWNQMRDDLANSMWSNVCFYVTFPNLIWLILPRIVRLHLLYKQYLIVRLL, encoded by the exons ATGGCCCGTATTGTTCGTGTACCCCCTTCCGTTAACCTGATGGTGGAAGATATACTTTTTTTGTTGCGTATTCAACAAATCATCATTCTGTACTTATACTTGAAAAGAACAAGGCGTTTTACACGTCGTGTAAGAAATCACCAAGTTAGGTATTCACTAATTGAGCGAATCCCTCCACAAGTGAGGCATATGAACAGGCTCACTGCAGTTAGTGATGTCGACTGTTTTTCGAACCTCCGTATGGATAGGAATGCATTTGGACGATTGTGTATTCTTTTAAGAGACCGTGGTGGACTACGgaatggtcgatttgtgttacTAGAGGAGCAAGTAGCAATTTTCCTAGGCATTTTAGCCCATCATAAGAAAAATAGACCTTCTGGATTTGAATTTCGTCGTTCGGGTGAAACCATTTCTCACTATGTGCATCTTGTACTTAAAGCGGTACTCAAGTTGCATACAATTTTATTGCCTCGGCCTGATCCGGTGACAAACAATTGTGTTGATCCACGATGGCAACACTTCAAG GGTTGTATTGGCGCTTTGGACGGCACTTACATAAATGTGCTCGTAAGGACCTTAGACAAGCCACGATATCGCACGCGAAAGGGCCAAATCGCGACCAATACTCTTGCTGCGTGTGACCGCAATATGAAGTTCTTATACTTTTTACCCGGGTGGGAGGGATCGGCGGGTGACTCTCGAGTGCTTAGGGATGCTGTCACTAGAGAAGGTGGATTGAGAGTAAACAAAG GAACTTATTATCTATGTGATAATGGATACGCAAACAGTGAAGGATTCCTTACTCCGTATAAAAACGTGCGCTATCATTTGAAGGAATGGGGAGTCGGGACCCAGCGTCCGCAAAATGCACGAGAATTGTTTAATCTAAGGCATACTAGAGCTCGTAACATAATTGAGAGGGCCTTTGCAGTGCTAAAGATGAGATGGGGTATCTTACGGAGTGCTACTTTCTATCCGATTAAGATCCAGATCCGGTTAATCATGGCATGCTTCCTGCTACACAATTTCGTACGGGGTGAGATGCACAATGATCCAATTGAGCAACACGTTGACGGAGATACACAACCTCTGGTCGATGAGGAGATTCATGGTGACCTAGAATTCGTAGATCAAGTAGAGCCAACTTCAGAATGGAACCAAATGCGGGATGACTTGGCTAACTCCATGTGGAGTAATGTGTGTTTTTATGTGACTTTTCCAAATTTAATTTGGTTAATTTTGCCTAGAATTGTCAGATTACATCTGTTATATAAGCAGTATCTTATTGTGAggttattataa
- the LOC121779427 gene encoding uncharacterized protein LOC121779427: MSEARTNAPSAGGSQCTQGRSQYRRSSFRPCDRPRRSWSDREELILISALKELVATGWKSDNGFRGGYAQKIEEWLKNEFPTTDLKATPHIQSKITTWKRNYYSLSKILDRSGVGFNVHNDFKIDCSDDQWDQIVRQDPNARTMRHKAWPLWDDWKMIFGNDRATGGTAEGIGEAVANNTTDEAFTSIGESADYYPSFEDFLGSDQVQPGYTNEVVDDNSAQSGQNVAANTNAPPAPAPKKMTRKRKSCDDDSALLNLLSNLHAETNARLDKLTARIGYEIDLGQARKEIFRHLGNIPELTESQRYDLCDIIGKENSRLEIFTGLPDASKPGYVRRIIEKEGLN; encoded by the exons ATGTCTGAGGCACGGACTAATGCACCTAGTGCCGGTGGCAGCCAATGCACCCAAG GCCGCAGTCAGTATCGCCGCTCAAGCTTCCGCCCGTGCGACCGCCCTCGCAGATCTTGGTCTGACCGTGAAGAGCTGATACTAATCTCCGCTTTGAAGGAACTTGTTGCCACAGGATGGAAGTCAGACAATGGCTTCCGAGGTGGATATGCACAAAAGATAGAGGAATGGTTGAAAAATGAGTTCCCAACTACTGATTTGAAGGCAACGCCACACATTCAATCCAAGATTACTACATGGAAAAGGAACTACTACTCGCTGTCCAAAATACTCGACCGTAGTGGGGTTGGCTTCAACGTACACAAtgatttcaaaattgattgCTCGGATGACCAATGGGATCAAATCGTGAGG CAAGATCCCAATGCCCGCACCATGCGCCACAAAGCTTGGCCTCTCTGGGATGATTGGAAGATGATATTTGGGAACGATAGGGCCACTGGAGGGACTGCTGAGGGTATTGGCGAGGCAGTGGCTAACAATACCACGGATGAGGCATTTACATCTATCGGGGAAAGTGCTGATTACTACCCAAGCTTTGAAGACTTTCTAGGGTCTGATCAAGTCCAACCCGGCTACACAAATGAAGTTGTTGATGACAACAGCGCTCAAAGTGGGCAGAACGTGGCTGCAAACACTAATGCGCCTCCTGCTCCTGCTCCAAAAAAAATGACTCGTAAACGCAAGAGCTGTGATGATGATTCTGCTTTGCTCAACCTCCTTAGCAACTTGCATGCTGAAACGAATGCACGTTTGGATAAGTTGACCGCTCGTATTGGTTATGAGATCGACTTGGGCCAAGCTAGGAAAGAGATCTTCCGTCATTTGGGAAACATCCCGGAGCTGACAGAGTCTCAGCGCTACGACCTCTGCGACATCATCGGTAAGGAGAACTCGAGGCTGGAAATCTTCACCGGCCTCCCTGACGCCTCAAAGCCGGGATATGTGAGGCGCATCATTGAGAAAGAAGGTCTTAATTAG
- the LOC121778655 gene encoding far upstream element-binding protein 1-like: protein MADESVIAPSEASPVASAGDGHKRKLEDFDAPEVVTESENSSDRDAVKNGSQEEGNGGVDESETKRPRLESNGDNVAEADESVPQNGHTEDEPEEEEDPEEDPEEDPEEESELPEIEDINGQSIEAQELVEEPLATATEETAPNDNEKTDTGSVGEAGQPNAESEEEPSSLPRERDVPVESADRQPGSDTILSRKMEVPNDKVGVLIGKAGDTIRSLQDNSGAKIQIARDADADPRAVSRPLELVGTLESINRAERLIKDVIAEADAGGSPSLVARGFSTVQAASGGEQLEIQVPIEKVGLIIGKGGETIRNLQTRSGARIQLIQPNGAEDQSSEKMVRVTGNKKQIETAREMIKEVMNQTVRPSPLSGGYNQQGYCPRGPIAQQWGPRGSHHAHFSGYDYPHRGQYPSQSSQYPPPSYGNYAPPQAPRGNFGPSWEQRPPASMHGPPPQGNYNYGQQHGPDYTHSAPYPQAPSQHYGHGYNEAKYDHPASAQHYGHMNSQPTPYAPGGAHSGYGNQDQYGKPPMYGQAPHSQPYTQPRPNQPGEVPYQGPGSATQLYGQNMPSQQSYHYGSNAPMQQSYPPYGGTTDGYGHPPATASASAYPPQGGQPGYGQPGAQQPPAYSQSAPAATGYGSYPTAQPGYAEQPTANNTTYGYQGPTDQAYGAAAPATAAYPATATGQSGYAQTQPTYDQSGGYGNVPPAAAAYGKSASPQAAYQQYDSSQMYGAHR, encoded by the exons ATGGCGGATGAGAGCGTGATCGCGCCTTCAGAAGCTAGCCCCGTAGCATCCGCCGGAGATGGCCACAAGAGGAAGCTCGAAGATTTTGACGCTCCTGAGGTTGTTACGGAGTCCGAGAACAGCTCGGATCGTGACGCGGTGAAGAACGGGTCGCAGGAGGAGGGTAATGGCGGTGTGGATGAATCTGAGACTAAACGGCCCCGTTTGGAGAGCAATGGGGATAATGTTGCCGAAGCTGATGAATCAG TTCCACAAAACGGACACACGGAAGATGAAcctgaagaggaagaggatcctGAGGAGGATCCTGAAGAGGATCCTGAAGAAGAGTCTGAGCTGCCTGAAATTGAGGATATTAACGGCCAGTCTATTGAGGCCCAAGAACTTGTTGAAGAGCCTCTTGCGACAGCCACTGAAGAAACAGCTCCGAATGACAATGAGAAAACTGACACTGGAAGTGTTGGAGAAGCAGGACAACCAAATGCAGAATCTGAAGAAGAACCATCCAGTCTTCCGAGAGAAAGGGATGTTCCAGTTGAGTCTGCTGACAGGCAGCCAGGTTCAGATACAATACTTTCGCGCAAAATGGAGGTTCCTAATGACAAG GTTGGAGTTCTTATAGGCAAGGCAGGAGATACAATCCGTTCCCTGCAGGATAATTCTGGTGCGAAAATTCAGATTGCGAGGGATGCTGATGCCGATCCACGAGCTGTATCTAGGCCTTTGGAACTAGTTGGAACCTTGGAAAGTATAAACCGGGCAGAAAGGTTGATAAAGGACGTGATTGCAGAG GCTGATGCTGGAGGGTCTCCCTCACTTGTTGCTCGAGGATTCAGCACTGTTCAGGCTGCCAGTGGTGGCGAGCAACTTGAAATTCAAGTCCCAATTGAAAAG GTCGGTTTAATCATTGGGAAGGGTGGAGAAACAATTAGAAACTTGCAAACAAGATCTGGAGCTCGCATTCAG CTAATACAACCAAATGGTGCTGAAGACCAATCTAGTGAGAAGATGGTCCGTGTGACCGGTAACAAGAAGCAGATTGAGACTGCAAGAGAAATGATTAAAGAAGTTATGAATCAG ACTGTAAGACCATCACCTCTCTCTGGAGGATACAACCAGCAGGGATATTGTCCACGTGGGCCTATTGCTCAACAATGGGGACCAAGGGGCTCTCATCATGCCCATTTCTCTGGTTACGACTACCCACACAGAGGACAATATCCTTCTCAGAGTTCACAATATCCTCCTCCATCATATGGTAACTACGCTCCCCCACAGGCTCCAAGAGGCAACTTCGGTCCAAGCTGGGAGCAAAGACCTCCAGCATCTATGCATGGACCTCCTCCTCAG GGAAATTACAATTACGGGCAGCAGCATGGCCCAGATTACACTCATTCAGCCCCTTACCCTCAAGCTCCTTCACAGCACTATGGACATGGGTATAATGAGGCTAAATATGATCATCCCGCTTCAGCACAACATTATGGCCACATGAACTCTCAGCCAACACCGTATGCTCCAGGTGGTGCACACTCAGGTTATGGTAATCAGGACCAGTACGGTAAGCCACCCATGTACGGACAAGCACCTCATTCTCAGCCCTATACTCAACCTAGGCCTAATCAACCTGGAGAAGTGCCTTACCAAGGTCCTGGTTCAGCCACTCAACTGTACGGTCAGAACATGCCGTCTCAGCAGTCTTACCACTACGGGTCAAATGCACCTATGCAACAAAGCTATCCTCCCTACGGGGGTACCACCGACGGATATGGCCATCCACCTGCCACAGCATCTGCTTCTGCATATCCTCCTCAAGGTGGTCAGCCTGGGTATGGTCAGCCTGGAGCTCAACAGCCACCTGCATATTCTCAATCAGCACCTGCAGCAACAGGTTACGGTTCGTACCCCACAGCTCAACCTGGTTATGCCGAGCAACCAACTGCCAATAATACAACATACGGGTACCAAGGCCCGACAGATCAGGCCTATGGTGCTGCTGCCCCAGCCACAGCTGCTTATCCCGCAACTGCTACTGGACAGTCTGGTTATGCTCAAACTCAGCCTACCTACGATCAGTCTGGTGGCTATGGAAATGTGCCTCCAGCAGCAGCTGCTTATGGAAAGAGTGCGTCACCCCAGGCTGCATATCAACAATATGATTCTAGTCAGATGTATGGTGCACATCGCTGA